Proteins encoded within one genomic window of Triticum aestivum cultivar Chinese Spring chromosome 2D, IWGSC CS RefSeq v2.1, whole genome shotgun sequence:
- the LOC123050862 gene encoding uncharacterized protein, which translates to MEGELTKKMERKLRKKQKKLLKKMGKEKPQSLVKEIISVERERRDLHASLTPTFSVWKEIDSQTTWTIATKDPATATTRDDENQLAEYFNLMLQDMEDLGHRMLSMLYFLNKSNDPICSYKATELCNTAAKLNMQISKGFSMYHEPEQEPEPGQINLSTLFSKYYRFPNNYENTLAKLDMREEETKCEDVKVKKTKEEEDKENDPSTIKYFKKSLELDQYFFAKDRKYWENGWASKIGRCGGFANTTILSPMQFTHYTPGSIPSLAAVTGTTLQIYSIKIKNLKGLNWPLKVYGKVAARDTVDRNRNILFSRPKFDYQELNGENDSLCLIGPSRAIVSFDHVDFEVELKVIDEAESQRLIICTGRYGGTDDFYTSSASVTYGGDGPTFLLSNHRCTTELTLEQLHKSHQATIVGIRVTKGDWPFKHGCRVICFWAPSSAVDVIDTTCRSIVLLDDRDKEIHSGSGKYLHLSRRVVSVKSYGILRVTIEAYGGPGQCIAQKGHVDFPVKQCQTTAFDCVLGDTTLEVVVAWSLLIKDKMDLQVQAGQFNGEKV; encoded by the exons ATGGAGGGGGAGCTCACGAAGAAGATGGAGAGGAAACtcaggaagaagcagaagaagctaTTGAAGAAGATGGGGAAAGAGAAGCCCCAATCCCTGGTAAAGGAAATCATCTCCGTGGAGAGGGAGCGTAGAGACTTGCATGCCTCACTTACTCCCACGTTCTCTGTCTGGAAAGAAATCGATTCTCAAACAACGTGGACAATCGCCACAAAGGACCCTGCTACTGCTACTACCAGGGACGATGAGAATCAACTTGCGGAGTACTTCAACTTGATGCTCCAAGATATGGAGGACCTGGGCCATCGGATGCTTTCTATGCTGTATTTTCTCAACAAATCCAATGACCCCATCTGCTCCTACAAGGCCACCGAGCTGTGCAATACAGCAGCCAAATTAAATATGCAGATATCCAAGGGATTCAGCATGTACCATGAGCCGGAGCAGGAGCCGGAGCCGGGGCAGATCAACTTGTCGACTCTTTTCAGCAAATATTATCGATTTCCCAATAATTACGAGAACACCTTGGCCAAGTTAGACATGAGGGAGGAGGAGACCAAGTGTGAGGATGTTAAGGTGAAGAAGACCAAGGAAGAGGAGGACAAGGAGAATGACCCATCCACAATCAAGTATTTCAAGAAAAGTCTGGAGCTTGATCAATACTTTTTCGCCAAGGATCGGAAATACTGGGAAAATGGTTGGGCCAGCAAGATTGGCCGCTGCGGTGGATTCGCAAATACAA CCATACTAAGCCCTATGCAGTTTACACACTACACACCTGGCAGCATCCCATCCCTTGCTGCCGTCACTGGTACTACTTTGCAGATCTATTCAATTAAGATAAAGAATCTGAAAGGCTTGAATTGGCCACTCAAAGTGTATGGCAAGGTTGCTGCTCGAGACACTGTGGACCGCAACCGCAACATTCTGTTCTCTCGGCCAAAGTTTGATTATCAAGAACTAAATGGAGAA AATGATTCCTTATGCTTGATTGGTCCGTCTCGTGCGATTGTTAGTTTTGACCATGTCGACTTTGAAGTTGAACTCAAAGTAATCGATGAAGCTGAGTCGCAAAGATTGATTATTTGTACAGGCCGTTACGGCGGTACAGATGATTTTTACACTTCCTCAGCCAGTGTGACTTATGGTGGTGATGGACCTACCTTCTTGCTCTCCAACCATCGTTGTACAACTGAGTTAACACTTGAGCAGCTTCATAAATCGCACCAAGCTACTATTGTGGGCATACGAGTAACCAAAGGGGATTGGCCTTTCAAACATGGATGTCGGGTCATTTGCTTTTGGGCTCCTTCTTCTGCTGTAGATGTGATCGATACCACTTGCAGGTCAATTGTCTTGCTTGATGATCGTGACAAAGAAATACATTCAGGTTCAGGCAAGTATCTTCACTTGTCGAGACGAGTGGTTTCAGTGAAATCATATGGGATTCTAAGAGTGACCATAGAAGCATACGGAGGGCCCGGTCAGTGTATTGCACAAAAGGGGCATGTTGACTTTCCTGTTAAGCAGTGCCAAACAACCGCGTTTGATTGTGTACTTGGGGACACCACATTGGAGGTGGTTGTAGCTTGGTCGTTGCTTATCAAGGACAAAATGGATCTCCAG GTCCAAGCGGGGCAATTTAATGGAGAAAAGGTCTAA